In one window of Lewinella sp. 4G2 DNA:
- a CDS encoding T9SS type A sorting domain-containing protein: protein MLRLDTTRKLLAVCGTTLLLLLSTFTLVAQHCPNKTALGSTVSVWDWQQARYDFQLIGGARNTASPFTIVNNNIPPNVGYISLSNGVPDYLPENGWELLYRNFGTVANPVNTASFGLYNRYTGMVRALFFVENRNQTFNLSSIDVNYTTGQGQFDDGAHVLRYASDIIEPLNEFIPTTTDGFEQFNILQTGGVWCVLDFPAAYDPCVCESLSLVSFQPTLQAITEINLIIEGTGTSQAVYSSSGGPNSTEIDVAARISEGIFGGLKRYKDYGSVTEKINLLSDFKWLPVVGGVLKTLDFFVNGKKTSPTLLGFESEYSFDATGTNTFTLPDSEVGILTPGAESPASNSGLGSLVPTYNNPLGVFGLLETPVVEFKTQFTESGNYQNCTYANELLTRYRFDASSIVYTINSAAGLEDRPLSIQAALRFGCEQMYPDWVTQGRDEVLSPQFGLFPGGDTPNELFTPLLNLECLEDYTVEIARTQTDIYNSHYQECESDESGLECDDVRLILLVALERTDGEEGQEIVLSLSYNVDLREADGSFASIPDNPYLGADVADINANCTDIPAPAPASYITSFCNDDYDATLGSRGRAYQSPTYDMSYLDNYVPPTTVVGPGTGTGPVGPSVPDNGYGPASIGRGLTVSPNPASTSITITPPDVATTYGTLFVYSLDGTLITSTRVQLDGPVTLDVNSLHSGTYLLRLVDGQSNELGQSRVVVE from the coding sequence ATGCTTCGTTTAGATACGACGCGCAAACTCCTTGCAGTTTGCGGTACTACTCTCTTATTGCTGCTCAGCACTTTCACTCTAGTCGCACAACACTGCCCGAACAAAACGGCCCTGGGCTCTACGGTTTCCGTCTGGGACTGGCAGCAGGCGCGGTACGACTTCCAATTGATAGGAGGCGCTCGGAACACAGCCTCTCCGTTCACCATCGTCAACAATAACATCCCACCCAACGTAGGGTACATTTCGTTGTCCAATGGGGTCCCGGATTACCTGCCCGAAAACGGTTGGGAACTTCTCTACCGAAACTTCGGCACCGTTGCTAACCCCGTCAATACGGCATCCTTCGGTCTGTATAACCGGTACACCGGCATGGTCCGCGCGCTGTTTTTCGTCGAGAATCGAAACCAAACTTTCAACCTGTCGTCCATCGATGTGAACTACACGACCGGGCAGGGCCAGTTTGATGACGGCGCCCACGTCTTACGGTATGCGTCGGATATCATCGAACCGCTCAACGAGTTCATCCCAACGACGACTGATGGCTTTGAGCAGTTCAACATCCTCCAAACTGGAGGGGTATGGTGCGTACTCGACTTCCCCGCCGCTTACGATCCCTGTGTCTGCGAGAGCCTCAGTTTAGTCTCTTTTCAACCGACTTTGCAGGCGATTACCGAAATCAATTTGATTATCGAAGGTACCGGCACATCGCAGGCGGTCTACAGCTCTTCCGGTGGCCCTAACTCTACGGAAATTGACGTAGCCGCAAGGATCTCCGAAGGTATCTTCGGTGGCTTGAAACGCTATAAAGATTATGGCTCCGTCACGGAAAAGATCAACCTTCTGTCGGATTTCAAATGGCTCCCAGTAGTAGGTGGGGTACTTAAAACCCTGGATTTTTTCGTCAACGGCAAAAAGACTTCCCCCACACTGCTTGGGTTTGAATCTGAGTACAGCTTTGATGCTACTGGCACCAACACCTTTACGCTGCCCGACAGTGAGGTGGGTATACTTACACCTGGCGCTGAATCACCCGCTAGTAATTCAGGTCTCGGCTCATTAGTACCGACCTATAATAATCCTCTTGGAGTCTTTGGGCTACTAGAAACACCCGTCGTTGAATTCAAAACGCAGTTTACCGAGAGCGGTAACTACCAGAATTGTACTTACGCTAATGAGTTGCTTACCCGCTACCGATTTGATGCCTCGTCCATCGTCTACACCATTAACTCAGCAGCAGGTCTGGAAGACAGACCGCTCTCTATCCAGGCAGCACTCCGATTCGGGTGCGAACAGATGTATCCGGACTGGGTGACTCAGGGGCGGGACGAAGTTTTGAGCCCGCAGTTTGGTCTTTTCCCCGGTGGGGATACCCCCAACGAGCTATTCACTCCGCTGCTGAACCTGGAATGCCTGGAAGATTACACGGTGGAGATTGCCCGGACCCAAACCGATATATATAACTCCCATTATCAAGAATGTGAATCGGATGAGAGCGGACTAGAATGCGATGATGTCAGGCTAATTCTGCTAGTCGCCCTGGAACGGACCGACGGAGAAGAAGGACAGGAGATCGTGCTCAGTCTTTCCTACAACGTAGACCTTCGCGAAGCCGACGGCTCTTTCGCCAGCATTCCAGACAATCCCTATCTGGGGGCGGACGTGGCCGATATCAACGCGAACTGCACGGATATTCCGGCACCCGCGCCGGCCAGCTACATAACTAGTTTCTGCAATGACGACTACGATGCCACCCTCGGCTCCCGTGGCCGCGCCTACCAATCGCCGACCTACGATATGTCCTACCTAGATAACTACGTGCCACCTACCACTGTAGTTGGTCCGGGGACAGGTACCGGACCGGTGGGCCCCTCCGTACCGGATAATGGCTACGGACCCGCCAGCATTGGCCGCGGGCTAACCGTATCGCCCAACCCTGCGTCGACTTCCATTACCATTACACCGCCAGACGTTGCGACAACTTACGGGACGTTGTTCGTCTATAGCCTAGATGGAACATTGATCACTTCCACCCGTGTTCAACTGGATGGCCCGGTTACACTCGACGTAAATTCCTTACACAGCGGTACCTATCTATTGCGCCTAGTTGATGGACAGAGCAACGAACTCGGCCAGAGTAGGGTAGTAGTCGAGTAG
- a CDS encoding Fur family transcriptional regulator — MARRKTAAQQAVLEILQQNNEALSHEGISERLAAPLDRVTLYRILNRFLDDGLVHRIVADDGRQYFAGCESGCSHDRQAHGHLHFRCVICDKVECLDEPVVYHLPNNYRADNYNMMVSGTCGTCQSE; from the coding sequence ATGGCCCGCCGTAAAACCGCAGCTCAGCAAGCCGTCCTGGAAATATTGCAACAGAATAATGAGGCGCTGAGCCACGAGGGAATCAGCGAGCGCTTAGCTGCTCCTTTGGATCGGGTAACCCTATACCGCATCCTAAATCGCTTTCTGGACGATGGACTGGTCCACCGCATCGTAGCCGATGATGGCCGCCAATATTTCGCAGGTTGTGAATCCGGTTGCAGCCATGATCGTCAGGCACACGGTCACCTACATTTTCGTTGTGTGATCTGTGATAAGGTGGAATGTTTGGACGAGCCCGTCGTGTATCACTTACCCAATAACTACCGGGCGGATAATTACAACATGATGGTGTCCGGGACTTGTGGGACTTGCCAGTCGGAGTGA
- a CDS encoding deoxynucleoside kinase yields MSTKTLPNFIAVEGNIGAGKTTFATRLAKEENRRLILESFADNPFLPPFYEDQERYGFPVELFFMAERHKQLSAELARADLFSNGTIADYIFVKTLLFARNTLNEEEFRLFTRIFKTMDAGFPDPDLIVYLHRPVNVLQQQIAKRGRSYEQDIQNDYLASVQQAYTSYFGTQKDTPVLILKLGSADFMGNQAVYQKMKDAISNAATEGVTTIEIAS; encoded by the coding sequence ATGAGCACCAAGACCCTCCCCAATTTTATTGCCGTTGAAGGCAACATCGGCGCTGGCAAGACCACCTTCGCTACGCGCCTGGCTAAGGAGGAGAACCGGAGGCTGATCCTGGAAAGTTTTGCGGATAACCCATTTCTGCCACCCTTTTACGAAGATCAGGAGCGGTACGGCTTTCCGGTAGAGCTATTCTTTATGGCGGAGCGGCACAAGCAGCTTTCGGCGGAATTGGCTCGGGCGGATCTTTTCTCGAATGGCACCATTGCCGACTACATTTTCGTGAAGACGCTGCTTTTTGCCCGCAATACCTTGAATGAGGAGGAGTTCCGGCTCTTCACCCGCATCTTCAAAACGATGGATGCTGGCTTCCCGGATCCGGATTTGATCGTTTATCTACACCGGCCGGTAAATGTCCTCCAACAGCAAATAGCCAAACGGGGCCGTAGTTACGAGCAGGACATTCAAAACGACTATTTGGCCTCGGTACAGCAGGCTTACACCAGCTACTTTGGGACCCAAAAGGATACGCCAGTGCTGATCCTAAAGCTTGGTTCGGCTGATTTTATGGGCAATCAAGCCGTCTACCAAAAAATGAAAGACGCGATCTCCAACGCTGCCACCGAGGGGGTGACGACCATCGAGATCGCGTCCTGA
- the folK gene encoding 2-amino-4-hydroxy-6-hydroxymethyldihydropteridine diphosphokinase yields MKIRQVTLALGTNLGDRPELLARARKAITETIGPITAATEEINTAAWGNTDQPDFLNQVITVQPTVFSAHTGSLPLADQLHQLLATTQTIELDLGRDRKEHWGPRTCDIDIIFVDRIRFESDRLSLPHPWWREREFVGGLIATELPWVRPFG; encoded by the coding sequence ATGAAGATCAGGCAAGTCACCCTCGCACTCGGCACAAATTTGGGCGACCGGCCAGAATTACTGGCACGAGCCAGGAAAGCCATCACTGAAACCATTGGACCCATCACCGCAGCTACCGAGGAGATCAATACGGCCGCCTGGGGGAATACCGATCAGCCAGATTTTCTCAATCAGGTGATTACGGTTCAGCCCACTGTATTTAGCGCTCACACAGGGTCGCTGCCATTAGCGGACCAACTTCACCAATTACTCGCTACAACTCAGACAATTGAGCTAGACCTTGGTCGCGACCGGAAAGAACACTGGGGCCCGAGAACCTGCGATATCGACATCATCTTTGTGGACCGCATCCGCTTCGAAAGTGACCGGCTCAGTCTCCCCCACCCTTGGTGGCGTGAACGGGAATTCGTCGGTGGCCTGATCGCGACGGAACTACCTTGGGTGCGGCCTTTCGGATAG
- a CDS encoding ATP-dependent DNA helicase RecQ, which produces MSPTEVLQKYWGYPSFRPGQAEIIEAVMQGQDTLALLPTGGGKSLCFQVPALALPGVTIVISPLIALMKDQVRQLRKRGIIAEAIYSGLRHRDIDRIFDNAVYGNTKLLYMSPERLRTEMARARLEKMNVSLLAVDEAHCISQWGYDFRPPYLQIAEVRELINKNVHGALTQVPCIAVTATATPEVILDIQDHLEFRRDAFVYQQSFGRDNLAYVVRRPGNKNEQIKKVLDGVPGSSIVYVRSRGLTKQIAIYLQRCGISAAAYHAGLDPKEKDARQEAWINNQLRVIVATNAFGMGIDKPDVTSVIHYGPPDSPEAYFQEAGRGGRDGNLAYAIMLYDSGDGNRLRRQWQDSFPPLSEIRRMYRALGSYLQLATGAGDGEAYDFDIVQFCNRFGFEVRPALSALKALERAGYLLLTDAVHQAAKIQFLVSKEQLYDYQIKNRRTERLIKTILRTTHGAFLQAVSIDEGALANFLKLSVTDLQRILNIMATEEVIEYFPQKDAPQVIFLRDRINPDHLTIDQKAYKFLKERHEVRMETMIAYCEKDLMCRSVLLLHYFGEAEAAPCGKCDICLAQKTSAKSVTPKRLYATLQNKIEGGNSISVEEATRAYGNIHRETTEEALAALVEEGLIIREGGQLRKP; this is translated from the coding sequence TTGTCTCCTACCGAAGTCCTGCAGAAATACTGGGGTTATCCCTCCTTCCGCCCCGGCCAGGCGGAGATCATCGAGGCCGTGATGCAGGGGCAGGACACCTTGGCTTTGTTGCCGACGGGTGGGGGCAAATCCCTTTGTTTTCAGGTTCCCGCTCTCGCCCTTCCCGGCGTTACGATTGTCATCAGCCCGCTCATTGCGCTGATGAAGGACCAGGTACGGCAACTGCGTAAAAGGGGAATCATCGCCGAAGCCATCTACAGTGGCCTGCGCCACCGCGACATCGACCGCATCTTCGACAACGCCGTTTACGGCAACACCAAGCTACTCTACATGAGCCCCGAGCGCCTCCGCACGGAGATGGCCCGGGCGCGCCTGGAAAAGATGAACGTCTCCCTCCTGGCCGTCGACGAGGCCCATTGCATCAGCCAGTGGGGTTACGATTTTCGCCCACCTTACCTCCAGATCGCTGAGGTCCGGGAACTCATCAACAAGAACGTTCACGGGGCGCTGACGCAGGTGCCATGTATAGCCGTAACGGCCACGGCAACACCGGAAGTCATCCTCGACATTCAGGACCATCTTGAATTTAGAAGGGATGCCTTCGTTTACCAGCAAAGTTTCGGAAGGGATAACCTGGCCTACGTTGTGCGGCGGCCCGGCAACAAGAACGAACAGATCAAAAAAGTGCTGGACGGCGTCCCCGGTAGCAGCATCGTCTACGTCCGCTCGCGGGGCCTCACCAAGCAGATCGCTATCTACCTGCAAAGATGTGGGATCAGCGCCGCCGCCTACCACGCCGGATTAGACCCCAAAGAAAAAGACGCCCGCCAGGAAGCCTGGATCAACAACCAACTCCGGGTCATCGTCGCTACGAATGCCTTCGGAATGGGTATCGACAAGCCGGACGTTACCAGCGTCATTCACTACGGTCCGCCGGATTCCCCGGAAGCTTACTTCCAGGAGGCCGGGCGCGGCGGCCGTGACGGAAACCTGGCCTACGCCATCATGCTCTACGATAGTGGCGACGGGAATCGACTACGCCGGCAGTGGCAGGATAGCTTTCCGCCCCTTTCAGAAATCCGCCGGATGTACCGCGCTCTGGGCAGCTACCTCCAATTGGCCACCGGTGCCGGCGACGGGGAAGCCTACGACTTTGACATCGTCCAGTTTTGTAATCGCTTTGGCTTTGAGGTCCGGCCAGCTCTTTCCGCACTCAAAGCACTGGAAAGGGCCGGTTACCTGCTCCTGACCGACGCCGTGCACCAGGCCGCGAAGATTCAATTCCTGGTATCTAAAGAGCAATTGTACGACTACCAGATCAAGAACCGCCGTACCGAAAGGTTGATCAAAACGATCTTGCGAACCACACACGGTGCCTTCCTCCAAGCCGTTAGTATTGACGAAGGGGCGCTGGCAAACTTCCTCAAACTATCGGTAACGGATCTCCAACGCATCCTGAATATCATGGCCACCGAAGAAGTGATTGAATACTTCCCACAAAAGGACGCCCCGCAAGTGATCTTCCTGCGGGACCGCATCAATCCGGATCACCTCACCATTGACCAAAAGGCCTACAAATTCCTGAAGGAACGGCACGAAGTCCGCATGGAAACCATGATCGCTTACTGTGAGAAAGACCTGATGTGCCGCTCCGTCCTATTATTACACTACTTCGGCGAAGCGGAGGCAGCTCCCTGCGGAAAGTGCGATATCTGCTTGGCGCAAAAGACGTCCGCCAAATCCGTCACCCCGAAACGACTGTACGCAACCCTCCAGAACAAGATTGAAGGGGGTAATTCCATCTCGGTGGAAGAAGCCACGCGGGCTTACGGAAATATCCACCGGGAGACCACCGAAGAAGCCCTCGCGGCGCTGGTAGAGGAAGGCCTCATCATCCGCGAAGGCGGCCAACTACGCAAGCCTTGA
- a CDS encoding glycosyltransferase family 4 protein, translating into MNIVCTVTNDLSHDQRMDRICTSLVNAGHQVVLVGRLRKNSRPLPERPYRQHRITCRFDAGKAFYLEYNYKLVRELRHWKYDVVCSVDVDTLAAGAALTRGSQQLVFDAHEWFHMTPEVVNRSLIRGFWKGLARQLMPFTDLRYTVAPQLAKQLAQEYGYPFGTVRNLPQLAPAAAPYIPLEDQPKIILYQGMLNPGRGLETAIIAMDLLEDCVLWIAGSGPEEDQLQALAVTLKHPDRVKFLGFIPPDELPELTRRAWLGINLLANSSPSYYYSLANKALDYVQAGLPSVQMDFPEYRALADQYGCYLLLEDLVAPDLAKLIQAVADDEAAYNELQRACTEAAPELCWASEEQELLRLWSQLSPIKNDLT; encoded by the coding sequence TTGAACATCGTCTGCACGGTAACCAATGACCTGAGTCACGACCAACGGATGGATCGGATCTGTACCAGCCTCGTCAACGCCGGGCACCAGGTTGTCCTCGTTGGGCGCTTACGGAAGAACAGCCGGCCGCTACCCGAACGTCCTTACCGGCAGCACCGCATCACCTGTCGGTTTGATGCGGGCAAAGCGTTTTATTTGGAGTACAACTACAAACTGGTCCGCGAACTGCGCCACTGGAAGTACGACGTCGTTTGCTCGGTGGACGTGGACACCCTCGCCGCAGGCGCCGCCCTCACCCGCGGATCCCAGCAATTGGTATTCGACGCTCACGAGTGGTTCCACATGACGCCGGAGGTCGTCAATCGCTCTTTAATTCGTGGCTTCTGGAAAGGGTTGGCGCGCCAGCTGATGCCCTTCACTGATCTCCGCTATACGGTGGCCCCTCAACTAGCTAAGCAACTCGCGCAGGAGTACGGATACCCCTTCGGCACCGTGCGCAACCTACCTCAGTTAGCACCCGCGGCAGCGCCTTATATACCGTTAGAAGATCAGCCAAAGATCATTTTGTACCAGGGGATGCTCAACCCCGGGCGTGGTCTGGAAACGGCTATCATAGCAATGGATTTGCTGGAAGATTGCGTGCTTTGGATCGCCGGGTCAGGACCGGAAGAAGATCAACTCCAGGCCCTCGCCGTCACCTTGAAGCATCCCGACCGAGTCAAGTTTCTGGGCTTCATTCCGCCTGACGAATTACCAGAGTTAACGCGTCGTGCTTGGTTGGGTATCAACTTATTAGCTAATTCGAGCCCGAGTTATTATTACAGCCTGGCGAACAAAGCGCTTGACTACGTGCAGGCAGGACTACCTTCCGTACAAATGGATTTTCCAGAATACCGGGCGCTGGCGGATCAATACGGTTGCTACCTCTTGCTAGAGGACTTGGTAGCACCAGATTTGGCGAAGCTTATCCAGGCGGTAGCAGATGATGAAGCAGCATACAATGAGCTACAGCGAGCCTGTACCGAAGCCGCCCCCGAACTCTGCTGGGCAAGCGAAGAGCAGGAGTTGCTCCGGCTTTGGAGCCAATTGTCACCAATCAAGAATGACCTAACTTGA
- a CDS encoding Lrp/AsnC ligand binding domain-containing protein has translation MPANYELDDLDRQILALLMENSRRPYTELGAKLFVSGGTIHVRMNKLIAAGIVTGQTLTVDPTKLGYDVTAFLGVYLKSSSEYAPATAFLKDIQEIVSAHYLTGVYSIFLKIVCRDTEHLRNVLARIQAYPGIQRTETFISLEESINRPVQVIPMEELKELEER, from the coding sequence ATGCCCGCAAACTACGAACTGGACGATCTGGACCGCCAAATCCTGGCCCTGCTGATGGAAAACAGCCGCCGCCCCTACACGGAACTGGGCGCCAAACTATTCGTCAGTGGTGGTACCATCCACGTGCGGATGAACAAGCTCATCGCCGCCGGCATCGTCACCGGACAAACCCTAACCGTAGACCCCACCAAATTGGGTTACGACGTAACGGCCTTCCTCGGTGTCTACCTGAAAAGCAGCAGTGAGTACGCGCCGGCGACGGCCTTCCTGAAGGATATTCAGGAGATCGTCAGCGCCCATTACCTGACGGGTGTCTACAGTATCTTCCTCAAGATCGTTTGCCGGGATACGGAGCACCTGCGGAACGTACTGGCTAGGATTCAGGCCTACCCGGGGATCCAGCGTACGGAGACTTTTATTTCGTTGGAAGAGAGCATTAATCGGCCGGTGCAGGTGATTCCGATGGAGGAGCTTAAGGAATTGGAGGAGCGGTGA
- a CDS encoding G8 domain-containing protein, giving the protein MRNSIALAFLLLFSLSATAQQAWSDPATWPDGQLPAAGELVTIPAGRHVVMDVSPPSLKGLMIAGTLSFAQRDLNLTAGYVLIEGHLEIGTEDEPYTGNAVITVNGPDEDVMGMGARVFGTMNGGGLQIHGSSAAKTTWTQIDGHAFVGATSLVTTAAMNWEVGDEIVLTPSGYLLDEAEVLTITDIKGHTINFTPALEYNHWGELQTYDGKVVDERAEVALLTRNVTIQGPESAVEDGYGAHIMIMPESGPVNVEGLQVLRMGQPGRAARYSWHWHLAGDRTGDYIRRSTVRDALQRGFVVHGTDNVLVEENVTYNVKNHAFIPAEDGNEIGNLFRGNIAIRTHRTEDGTMAFPHGRHSETASTQSEHRASAFWMRNYHNPLIGNVAAGVEDGIGFFYDRTGRSRDFNHFDHLPQAVVFQDNVAHAIGVPGRNNNAGSNVAMYGFTGHGFGLFVDNFDIGNEDVELDFSDFLAYKCDMTGVWNEETNIIFHDMILADNTSAFLTGEARIEDCLVIGKTRDTIGGENRVLRYGHERAGLYTVTQGGRKRPRFDRVKFINITEGTDRPSEAAAFTINYQLEHRPNYVRDVIFENSLAAHFTNNGAGARRIGPTMLYDEYGQLSGLGQPTLMTHTISPMVREDCMLADDLNAYLCPADKYVDIKVPKINRYRFNMPLTQADGSIIYDGGLSERYSRMRAGEETTLAWENQDAPPAEYRMGFAPTGLRVSNHIYLNVPYLQPAITMVDHLDSSIPRLASRTAVQAADRTAFFIDTDREVIYLKAYATGEGDVDGFDYVVISEGEQDIVVLEPTTGTQASEVLEAVSVYPNPVSPDSRLRFTISQATKLNVALTDVLGRKLRSLYEGAVQSGQTEVPLNIMGLPSGVYQVQMQFTDGSSKTISVTR; this is encoded by the coding sequence ATGAGGAATTCAATTGCACTAGCATTCCTACTTCTATTCTCCTTGTCCGCCACCGCTCAGCAAGCCTGGTCGGACCCCGCGACTTGGCCCGATGGTCAGCTACCCGCCGCCGGTGAACTCGTTACCATACCTGCTGGTAGGCACGTTGTAATGGATGTATCTCCGCCTTCGCTCAAGGGGTTGATGATAGCCGGAACGCTAAGCTTTGCGCAGCGGGACCTCAATCTCACCGCGGGCTACGTGCTCATCGAAGGCCACCTTGAAATCGGTACCGAAGATGAACCGTACACAGGCAATGCAGTCATCACCGTAAATGGACCGGACGAGGACGTGATGGGCATGGGCGCTCGCGTATTCGGTACCATGAATGGCGGCGGGCTGCAGATCCACGGCAGCTCGGCGGCCAAGACTACCTGGACGCAGATTGACGGCCACGCCTTCGTCGGAGCTACCTCACTGGTGACCACCGCCGCAATGAATTGGGAGGTCGGCGACGAGATCGTCCTAACTCCGAGTGGCTACCTCCTCGACGAAGCGGAAGTACTGACGATTACGGACATCAAGGGCCACACCATCAACTTTACGCCTGCCCTCGAGTACAACCATTGGGGGGAATTACAGACCTACGACGGCAAGGTGGTCGACGAACGCGCGGAAGTAGCCCTACTTACTCGCAACGTAACTATTCAGGGTCCGGAGTCCGCCGTAGAAGATGGTTACGGAGCGCACATTATGATCATGCCAGAGTCCGGCCCCGTCAACGTGGAGGGCCTCCAGGTTCTCCGGATGGGGCAGCCCGGCCGAGCTGCTCGCTACTCGTGGCACTGGCACCTGGCTGGAGACCGGACGGGCGACTACATCCGCCGAAGTACGGTGCGGGATGCCCTCCAACGGGGCTTCGTTGTACACGGCACGGACAACGTCCTGGTGGAAGAAAACGTGACTTACAACGTGAAGAACCACGCCTTCATCCCCGCCGAAGATGGCAACGAGATTGGTAACCTCTTCAGGGGTAACATCGCCATCCGTACCCACCGCACGGAAGATGGAACGATGGCCTTTCCGCACGGCCGCCATTCCGAAACGGCGAGTACCCAGAGTGAGCACCGGGCTTCCGCATTCTGGATGCGGAACTACCACAACCCACTGATCGGCAACGTAGCCGCCGGCGTGGAAGATGGTATTGGGTTCTTCTACGACCGCACGGGGCGCTCACGGGATTTTAATCATTTCGATCACCTGCCGCAGGCGGTAGTCTTTCAGGACAACGTCGCCCACGCCATCGGCGTACCCGGCCGGAATAACAACGCGGGTTCCAACGTCGCGATGTATGGCTTCACCGGGCATGGTTTTGGCCTTTTCGTAGATAATTTTGATATCGGTAACGAAGACGTTGAGCTCGACTTTAGCGACTTCCTGGCGTACAAGTGTGATATGACCGGGGTATGGAATGAAGAGACCAACATCATTTTTCACGACATGATCCTGGCCGATAATACCTCCGCCTTCCTGACGGGGGAAGCGCGGATTGAGGACTGTCTCGTCATCGGCAAGACCCGCGATACGATCGGCGGGGAAAACCGCGTGCTGCGCTACGGCCACGAACGGGCGGGCCTGTATACGGTCACCCAGGGCGGCCGGAAACGACCCCGTTTTGACCGGGTTAAGTTCATCAACATTACGGAAGGGACGGACCGACCCAGTGAGGCGGCGGCCTTCACCATCAACTATCAACTGGAGCACCGGCCGAATTACGTGCGCGACGTCATCTTTGAAAATTCCCTCGCCGCTCACTTCACCAACAACGGAGCGGGGGCGCGCAGGATAGGCCCCACCATGCTTTACGATGAGTACGGTCAATTGTCCGGCCTCGGCCAGCCGACGCTGATGACGCACACCATCAGCCCCATGGTCCGGGAGGATTGTATGCTGGCCGATGACCTGAATGCCTACCTCTGCCCGGCGGATAAGTACGTTGATATCAAGGTGCCGAAGATCAACCGCTACCGGTTCAATATGCCCCTTACCCAGGCCGACGGGTCCATCATTTACGATGGTGGCCTCTCCGAACGCTACAGCAGAATGAGAGCCGGGGAGGAAACCACCCTGGCCTGGGAAAACCAGGACGCGCCGCCCGCCGAATACCGAATGGGTTTTGCACCGACTGGCCTGCGGGTAAGTAATCACATCTACCTCAATGTCCCCTACCTCCAACCCGCCATCACGATGGTCGACCACCTAGACAGTTCCATTCCACGTTTAGCCTCTCGCACGGCGGTCCAGGCTGCCGATCGGACAGCATTCTTCATTGATACTGACCGGGAAGTGATCTACCTCAAAGCTTACGCGACTGGAGAGGGAGACGTTGACGGCTTTGATTACGTGGTCATTAGTGAAGGGGAACAGGACATCGTCGTCCTCGAACCAACTACGGGGACGCAAGCGTCGGAAGTATTGGAAGCAGTAAGCGTCTATCCCAATCCCGTCTCGCCGGATTCTCGTCTGCGGTTTACGATCAGCCAGGCAACTAAGCTCAACGTAGCGTTGACGGACGTCCTGGGCCGTAAACTTCGGTCCCTCTACGAGGGTGCCGTTCAATCGGGTCAAACGGAGGTACCCCTCAACATTATGGGCCTCCCTTCCGGCGTGTACCAAGTTCAGATGCAGTTCACCGATGGTAGTAGTAAGACAATTTCGGTGACTCGTTAA
- a CDS encoding YceI family protein, producing MFKSLLLFTTLLFTATVVTVPVDTAGSQVTWKGYKVTGSHEGTIAIQQGDLEFTDGQLTGGSFAIDMSSLKATDITGQGATKLEGHLKSDDFFGVANYPTAKLTITNVVSRGTPGEYRVTGDITIKETTKEIRFNTNVTESNGAYVATADIKLDRTDFDVRYGSGSFFDNLGDKTIYDEFDLNVTLVTKQ from the coding sequence ATGTTCAAGTCACTTCTTCTCTTCACTACACTTCTTTTTACTGCCACCGTAGTGACAGTACCCGTGGACACCGCAGGCAGCCAGGTTACCTGGAAAGGCTACAAGGTCACCGGCAGCCACGAGGGCACCATCGCCATCCAGCAGGGCGACCTCGAATTCACCGACGGGCAACTCACGGGGGGCTCATTCGCAATTGATATGAGTAGCCTTAAGGCCACGGACATCACTGGGCAAGGCGCTACCAAACTGGAGGGCCACCTGAAGTCGGACGATTTCTTCGGTGTAGCCAACTACCCCACGGCCAAGTTGACCATCACCAACGTCGTATCCCGCGGCACCCCCGGCGAATACCGGGTGACGGGCGACATCACGATCAAGGAAACGACCAAGGAAATCCGCTTCAACACGAACGTCACCGAAAGCAACGGCGCTTACGTCGCCACCGCCGACATCAAGTTGGATCGCACCGACTTCGACGTGCGCTACGGCTCCGGCTCCTTCTTCGATAACCTGGGCGATAAGACCATTTACGATGAGTTTGACCTCAACGTTACGCTCGTCACCAAGCAGTAG